Genomic window (Dyadobacter fanqingshengii):
TCTGATCAGCCCGGAAGGTGGCCGCAGAGCTTTAATAGGTTTTAACCGAGAAGAACCTGAATAGTCAACTTACCTCGCATAAGGATTCGGCGGGAAAATGTGTACTTGAAAACCTTCCTTTTCCATGGCTTCCATCACTTTTTGCGACGGCAATTTCTTGAAGATCACGGCGCAGAGGACTTGTGAGGGCATTAGGGAGAACTTGGTAAGAAAATCGTGAAATGCCAGTTTTCGTTTGATTTTACGGAATGCTGGCGACGAATCGTCGGCCTTGTCTTTGGCGTAAGACGGGTGGTAGTAATTATTGTTAATGCCTTTGAATGCAACGGCGGGTAAGCCCATTCCGTTGGCCAATTTATCCATTTCCCGTTCCGAGAGCTTGAAAACGTAATTCCCAACCTCTTCAAAGGAATACCGGTTTTTCCAGTATTTCTGCAAAAGCTTTGTGTCGAAACGGTCGAAGATGTTCCTTAATGCGAGTAAAAAAGGCATTTTGGAGATCGGATCGTGTGGCTCTACAAGGATGACCGCTTCCCTCGCAACGCGCAGCATTTCGTAAACACCCAAATAAGGCCTGGGAAAATGATGGTAAGCTTCCTTGCAAAAAATATAGTCGTAAGAATCATCCGCGAAACTCAGCTTCTCAACATTCTCAACCGAATAATGCTCAAAAAATCCGCGGGACTTGGATAAAGGTAAAAATGTGCCGGAAATATCCGTAGCAGTCGTGTCGAGGCCCTGGCGATAAAAATAGTTGGCGTCGAAACCGTAGCCATCGCCTATGGTGAGCCAGGATTTCTTTTCAATGGTGAAGGGTGTCGTCAGTTCCAGCTGCCGGCGGTGGATCCAGTGATTAATGGTCTTATGCTGTTCGTCATATTCCCACAATTCAATGGCCTTATCCTTCGCTTCCTGGGTCGCGTACTGAACCTCATACCAACCTGAATGCGCCTCATGGCTCTGCTTTTCCGTAGACATTTGACTTTATTTACTAATTTTTGATAAAGATACTTTTATGGATAAAATTTATTTAACCAGAGAACTATTTAATTTTACCTCTCCAAATCCGCAGTCTACTCTTTTCGCAACCCTAAATCAACGACCGCTTTAAATGGTGCTTCACCTCAGTAATTTTCATCTGGAAGGAGGAGCGGGAGTGGCCGCGGCGCGTTTGCACCGGGCATTGTTGAAATCAAATGTTGAATCCACGTTACTGGTGTCTCAGGTAACAGCCAACGAACCGGGAGTTAGCAACCTTTCTAACAACGCATTACAAACTAAGAAAGCACTGGCCCGTTTCATCGGCGAACGACTTTATTTTTATCCACAGGAAAAAGATGCGTCCGTTAGATTTGCATTTTCGCCCGCGGAAGTTGGGGCGGATATCAGTAATCATCCCTTGGTTCAGCAAGCTGATGTTATTCATTTACATTGGATCAATTTTGGATTTTTATCACTTGATTCGCTGGATAAGCTCTTTTCATTGGGTAAGCCCATCGTTTGGACATTGCATGATATGTGGACATTCACGGGTGGCTGCCATTACAGTAGAGGTTGCGAGAAATTCCTGACGCATTGTCATTATTGTCCTTATCTGGCCAAACCCGAAGAATACGACATTTCATTTCAACAATTCGAACGAAAGCAGGAGATATATAACAATACAAAAATGGCGCTGATTTCGCCAAGTCAATGGTTGGATAACCTGGTCAAAAAAGCGGCGCTAACCGCTGATATAACATCTTCGAGCATTCCCAACTGCATTGATACAGTCTTATTTAAACCATTAGAAAAATCGGTAATCTGGCGAAAACTAAACCTTTCAGCGTCAAAGAAACTCATCCTTTTCGCAGGCGCTAACACTTCTGATCCGAGAAAAGGTTTTATATATTTCAAACAGGCGCTCGAAAAGATAGGATTGCTTTCGAGTGAAATTGAAGTTATGGTGCTTGGAAAAGCCAATCCGAAAGCCATGGATACATTTCCGTTGCCGGTTCATTATTTGGGAAAAATTTCAGATCCTGCCAAAATGGTGGATGCCTATAATGCGGCTGATATGATCGTCGTTCCTTCTCTGGAAGATAATTTGCCTAATACGATCATGGAAGCAATGTCCTGCGGAACGCCAGCAGTCGGATTTGCAACCGGCGGAATTCCTGAAATGATTGATCATCAGATCAACGGTTACATAGCATTGCAGGGATCGGCTCAATCGCTTGCAGAGGGCATTGAGTGGCTTTTGAATGATGAAAACAATGCCCGAATGTCGGAGAACGCTCGCGCCAAAGTGCTTGAAACCTATGCCGAAAGCATCGTAGCATCACAATATCAACAACTTTACCAGTCGCTGCTTTCGCATGAATGACTTTCCGTTGCTTACGATTATCACCATAACTTATAATGCGGAACAGTTTCTGGAACGCACGCTAAAAAGTGTGCAGGCTGCCTTGAACAACATTACAAAGCTGCAAGCTGTGGAATATTTGATCATTGATGGCAAATCCAGTGATAACACCCTGGAAATCGCAAAGCATTTCTCATTTATCTCAAACATTGTTTCAGAGCCCGACCGCGGGTTGTATGACGCAATGAACAAAGGCCTGACCCTTGCAAAAGGAAAATACGTATGGTTTTTGAACGCAGGTGACGAAATTTTTAAACCTGATACACTAATAAACCTGTTTGAGGCATTCAAACTCAATGCGGATATTTATTACAGCGATGCAATGCTTGTGCGTGAAAACGGAAGTAAGGTGGGTCTGCGAAGTAAATTTACGCCTCATTCGCTGCCGGTAAGCCTGAAATGGCAGGACTTTGCACTAGGGATGAAAGTTTGCCACCAGGCATTTATTGCCAACAAGTCGGTTGCACCGCCCTACGATATTGCAAACCTCAGCGCGGACATTGACTGGGAAATTGAATGTTTGAAAAAAGCGAAGCAAGTCCATTTGATTGAAATTCCACTTTGCTGCTATCTGGTTGGCGGATTGTCCATCAAAAACCATCGCCGCTCGCTGCTCGACCGCTTCCGGGTTTTGCGTAAGCATTTCGGGCTGTTACCCTCCATTTATAATCATTTCCGCATATTCGTGCGGGGCGCTGTGTTTGCTCGTACCCACGGTAAGTATTGGTAGATTAATCCAACTTTTCATTTCGGCCAGGCGGTTTCTAAAAATGCTTTTGCGAAAGTATAACAGAAGCAACCCGGCTCCGAATTTTTCCGTAATACGCAATAGGTAACAGAAACGATTATTGACTTAAAAAGGGATTATCGGTTACAAAATTTTGATATTATGTCAAAAACAATATATTTGTTTTAGAGTATTATTGAATAACCAAATCTAGCAATTATGAAAAAAGTTCTGCTATTAGCAATGTTTTGCTTGGTTAGCACATGGATGTCCGTTTACGGGCAGGATGTTCGGGTTACCGGAAAAGTCACAACGGATAGTGATGCTTCTCCGCTGCCGGGCGCAACAGTGCAAATCAAGGGATCGACAGTGGGGACGCAAACGGACGCCGACGGAAATTACACCATCAGCGCGCCTTCATCAACATCTGTCATTGTATTTAGTTTCGTGGGAATGACGGTGCAGGAAGTTACTGTGGGAAGCCAGAGCGTCATTGATGTGAAAATGTCGAGCGACACACGTAGTCTGAGCGAAGTGGTGGTGACCGGTTTCGGATCGCAGATCAAGCGCGACCTCACTGGTAACATTGCCCAGGTGAAGGGGACAGAAATTCAAAATATGCCTGTTGCGAGCGTGGACGCTGCATTGCAAGGACGTGCAGCCGGGGTTTATGTCAACAGCGGGTCTGGTAAACTGGGGCAGGCAATTAATGTACGAATTAGAGGAAACTCATCCATCAGCGCAAGCAGCCAGCCATTATATGTGGTGGATGGAATGCCTATTACAACTTCCGATCAAAGCAACAGCGATGGCGGTGCTACGAACCCATTGTCTGATATCAACTCCAACGACATTGAATCCATCGAAATCCTGAAAGATGCTTCTGCGGGGGCCATTTACGGTTCCCGTGCTGCCAATGGTGTTGTTTTGATCACAACAAAACGCGGTAAGGCCGGAAAAACCAATGTGAGCATCAATTATCAGCTTGGAACGTCGGAGGCCACAAGACGTGTGAACTTTTTGAATGCCGAACAATATGTCAAATTTTACACCGCTGCCGCACTCAATAGCGACCGCATTGACGAAATTGATCCAAGTGATCCGGAATCGAGCACCGCTTATTTCCTCGACCGATTGGATTATTACAGCTTGGGAACTGCCAATACGCCTCAGCAGAAGGATTACCCATGGCAGGATCAGGCATTTAATAAAGGGGCTATGCAGCAGCTTGACTTCCAGCTGAACGGCGGAAGTGAGAAGACGAAATTTTTTCTTTCGGGTCAATATTTAGATCAAAAAGGGACCATTATCGGCAACGAGCTGGACAGGCTTTCGGGCCGTATGAACCTCGATCACCAGGCGTATAACTGGTTGCAAGTAGGATTATCAATGGGTCTGGCAAGAACAGTGAATAAGCGCCTTCCCGGGGACAATTCATTCTCCAACCCACTGCAAATGGCTGCTTTAACACCGCTGACGCCATTTACCGATCCTGAAACAGGCCTGCCCATTGGAACGCCTCCCGGTGATGTGAACCTGCCATTGTATTTCAATCCGATGATCTCGATCAACTACGCGAGCTTTACGGCAACTTCATTCCGGAACCTGACCAATGCTTATGCGCAAATCAACCTTTTGCCGTCGCTGAAATTCCGCAGTGAACTGGGGATTGACTTGCTGAACCAGAATGAAGAAAGCTATTATCAAAGCCAGAACATCAGGAACATTGATCAGGCGACGAACGGCTTGGGAGAGAACTTCGGAACATTTGTAACGAACTATAATACCAACAACTTTTTGAGCTTCGACAAAACCTTTGATGTACATGCATTGAGTGCAACACTTGGGATGTCGTATCAGCAATCTCAAACAAAGATCAGCTCGACTGCCGGAACACAATTTCCTTCTAACTCGTATAAGAAAATTGCGAGTGCGGCTACCAAATCGGACGGAAGTTCCAGCGAAACCAATTACCGTTTCCTTTCCTACTTCCTGCGTTTGAACTACAAATTTTCAGAAAAATACCTGCTGGCAGCCAGCGCGCGTATCGACGGATCTTCCCGATTTGGTGCGAACTCCCGCTACGGATTCTTCCCTTCCGTATCAGCGGGATGGGTTTTGACAGAAGAGGCATTTTTGAAAAACAACAATACGCTTAGTTTTCTTAAAATAAGAGGAAGCTACGGTACAACCGGGAACTCCGAAATAGGCGATTTTCCGCAGTTGGGTTTATTTTCGGGCGATGCTGGTTATGCCGGTGCAGCCGGTCAGCGTCCTTCACAACTTGCTAACCCCAATTTGAAATGGGAAACAACGAATCAAGCGGATTTTGGTCTGGATTTTGGGTTGTTCAATAACCGTATCAATGGTGAAATTGATTATTACGTCAAAAAAACCAATGGTTTGTTGCTGGAAGTGAATGTGCCTGCCACGTCTGGTTTCTCTGTACGCGTGGATAACGTAGGCAAGCTGGAAAACAAGGGAGTTGAATTTGTTTTGAACACTCAAAACATTGTGGGCAAATTCAAATGGAACACTTCATTGAACATTGCCAACAACAAAAACAAGGTTACCGACATTCAGGGACAGATTATCGAGGGCGGTATCCGCAGTATGAGCCGCGTGATGGAAGGCCAGCCGGTGGGCGTGTTTTACACCGTTGAATATGCGGGCGTAGACAAGGCGAACGGCGATGCGCTCTTTTATAGAAATACGGAGGAAAATGGAAACATTGACAGATCCACCGTATCAAATTACAACAGTGCGCGCCGCGTGGTTGCCGGAAATCCAAACCCAAAATTTGTGGGCGGGATCACCAACACATTCTCATTCAAAGGTTTGGATCTGAATATATTCTTTAACGGTGTTGCCGGAAATAAGATCAATTTCTACGGTGTAGGCCAATATTCGTCTGCCAACGGAATTTATGAGGATAATCAAACAGCCGATCAGCTCAACTCCTGGACTGCTGAGAACACCGACACAGATGTTCCCGAGGCGCGTTTCTACAAAGGAAATGGCAACCAGGCTTCCACACGTTACATTTATGACGGGTCGTATCTGCGTTTGAGATCCATGACTTTGGGTTACAACCTGCCATCCAGCGTTACGAACCGCCTGAAAATGGACCGCGTTCGTCTGTATGTTTCTGGTATGAACCTGGCAACTTTCACCAACTATAAAGGATGGGATCCGGAAGTGAACACCGATGACATTTCCGAAAGGGACTTAAAATTTGCGCTTGGAAACGACTTTTACACCGCTCCGCAGCCACGGACGATATTATTTGGCGTGAACATCGGTTTCTAATTGCATTAAGTCATTTAATTGAAAAAATCATGAAAAAGAAAGTATACATATATAGTGTGGCACTTGCTGCCGGATTGTTTTTTACGAGTTCCTGCAATAGCAAGTTGGATGTTGATCCGACACAAAGCATTGATGAAACAGACGCGTTAAGCACTTCCAAGGACGTTGAAGTAACATTAATCGGCTGCTACGATGCATTGCAGGACGTTGATGTGTATGGCGGTGCATTCCAATATTCATCCGAACTACTTGGTGACAATGAAGAAATCGCTTTCGGCGGAACATTCCAGAATATGCTCGAAATTTCGGACAAGCAGCTGACTACGGTCAATGTAACTGCCGAACTTACGTGGCGCGATTCATACGTGACGATTAACCGTTGCAACAATGTTTTGTCTGCATTGAGCATTGTGGATGAGGAGAAGCGCGCCCGGATCGAGGGGGAAGCGAGATTTATCCGTGGATCGGTTTATTTCGATCTGGTAAGGTTATATGCCAAAACATGGGGCGATGGCGACAATGCGAGTAATCCAGGCGTTCCGTTGGTGCTGGAACCAACCCGTGTGGTAACAGATGAGAATAAGCTGGCCAGAAATTCGGTTGCGGAAGTGTATGCCCAGGTTCTGGAAGACCTGAATGCGGCTAAATCATTGTTGCCGGAAACCAACACGATTTATGCAAACAAATATGCCGCTTCGGCCCAACTCTCTCGGGTTTATCTGCAACAAGGAAATTTTGCATTCGCTCGTGACGAAGCCAATACGGTGATTGGATCGGACGATTACACCCTTAACAGCACATTTGAGTCATTGTTTTACACATTTATAAACAATGGTGGTGCAAACCCGAGGGAGTACATTTTCTCTATGATTGTGACGTCGCAGGATGGAACGAACGATATGAACACTTATTTTGGGACAACCGTTGATGATATTCCCGGAACTGGTGGTCGCGGTGATATTCGTATTCTGACCAAGCATAGGGCACTTTATGAAGCCGGTGACAAGCGTGGTGCATTTTTCCTGACTCCAAACAGCAACACCTATACGCAAAAGCATCTGGATAACCTGGGTAACGTGGTGCAATTCCGTCTGGCTGAAATGTATCTGACGCGCGCCGAGGCTAATTTCCGCCTCGGAACTGTCGTAGGCGCGACGCCTTTGGCAGACATTAACCGCATCCGCGTAAGGGCCGGCTTGAAGGCTGCAACAGCAGTAACATTGCCATCGATCCTGAAAGAACGTCACCTGGAACTTGCATTTGAAGGTCTCGCGTTGCATGACGCAAAACGTAACAAGCAAAATGTCGGCACGATTCCCTACAATTCCCCCAGACTGATTTTCCCGGTTCCACAACGCGAAATCGATGTAAACAATAAGCTGGTGCAGAATGAGGGTTATAATTAGGAAATTACAACAACAGGTTAGTTATTAACAGCATACAAAAAAACCACTTCCGCACAGAAGTGGTTTTTTGTTTGAGCTCTTTAAGGAAGTGATTGGATTCTGTTATTGCCAGCTAATCCAAGACTTGGCATCCTTAGCGCTAACCATATCGTAGGTTGTTTCTGAGGTTTGGATCAAATAATGTCCGCTTGTTTCGAAGAGTAATTTGGCTGATTCTACCGCTGGACCAGTTGTAGGAAGGACGCCATAAGTTGCTACCTGTTCAAATACGATCCTTCCGTCGCTTGTAAATGTGGGACGTCCGGGACCGTGTCCATAAAAAAGCGTCACCCCTTCGTTCTCGTAGAATATCGGACCAAACAGGTCGATGCTACCATCTGCGGCAGGCTGATAAATGTAACTGTAAAACGTCGCTTCACCGACTTTTAGATCTTGTACTTTCAGGGCGTCGTCAACGCCATTTACATGAAATCCTGTGCCAGATTCCCAGTAACCACCCGACTCAATAGGATCCTGCCACCATCTTCTGGCAGCGGCCAGGTCTACGGATAAAGGCTTAATAGCACTTACAACGGTTCCTTTTAAGCCGCTCGCTGTAATCCCGACCTGAACTGCATTTGCATTCCAGGTTATATTCGTAAAGCCATTAATGGTTTGTGAACCATTTACGAGCGGTGAAACGAATGAAACGCCTGCCGAAGTAAAGTAATAATTGGTTGTAAAAGTCTTGGGAATGCTTCCATCCAGCCACGTCAATTTAATGGTGCGGGTGCGTGGGCTAAGCGTAATTTCATACGTTACATTTCCCAGCGTAACCCGTTTAAAATAAGCCTGATACTTGGTAATGTTGTTGAATAAAACTCCGTCTGCCAGATCTCCCGCCGCATAAGCAGTTGCTTGTGCCTGGGTTGCTTTGGTTAGCACTAGCCGGCTGTTATTTTTCCTTCCTACAAGCGTTATAGATTCTGCTTTAACGGAATCAGGGAAAATGCTGAATTCGAAATCGGATTGCAAGCCTTCTCCTACATCGCCGCCGTTCACTTCCCTGTCGGGATCGGCAAGAATGTGCAGATAGGAATAGGTGTCAAAAATCAAAACCGGCGTCTGCACGGCCTTCAGGCGGTAACTGCTTTCCTTGGATTTAGCAGCTGACTCAGCAGAAAAATCCGAATACATGGTTACGCGGTTCTTGTCATCAAATTTGAAATGAAAACCATATGTGCCACCACCGCCGGGATAGATAACCGCATTCCAACCATAGGGAGCTTCAATGAGTTGCTTTTCGTAAGAGGCCAGGGCTGCATTCAACCGTGCATCAGCTGTTTCTTCAAAGACTGTGTCGTCACTATTATCACAAGCAGGGAGAAAAGCGCAGGAAAGCAGCAGATATAGTATGGATTTTTTCATCCTCAGTAATTTGTAAATTCAATTAAAATAGCTTGTTCATTGAAGTCCTAACCCGTTTTTGCAGGCTATAAAAATCAATCTTCCAGGTGTTCTTGTAATAAGCGACCACAATCGCCTCCTTTTGCCTTAATGAGGCCTGTGCCTGCGCCTTGGTTGTTCCCCTGGGGCTTGTGCCTTCCGGGATGGAGTTGACAATTTTATCAAAACCTGCTTTTCCCTCGGTAAGCATCATTGCAATCATTTCAACAAAATCTTCATCGAAGTTCAGGGAACTGTAAGCTGTTACAAATCCGTCCCGGCGGGCATCGCTGTCCGACCAGTTGATCCAGTTTCCTCCCTGATACAATGATTTGGTAATGGCTTTAAATTCAACCGGATAGAGAACGGTCTGATGCAAAATGTGGCCAAATTCATGGTGAATGGTGTGCAAAAACCAGTCCTTTACAAATGCAGAATCCCGTGCTGCATCATAACCGGCCATGCCTTTTATTTTGAAATAATTTACACCAAATAACACCACTTTCCGGCCACCTTCCGCTGTTCCCAGTGTAATTGACCCCTCCGCATTGTACTCGTTACTGCCGGATAGGATGAAGAATTTGGGGGAAAATTTATTATAAAAAACCTTTCCGGCTTCCTGCACATAAGGGACCGTCCACGCCTTTTTGATGGTGCTCAACAAAGGAATAACCTGGGCTTCATCGGGTGGAACGAGCGTTTTCGTAATGTTACCGAACTCAAACTGGTCCCATTTGTACTTGGCCGAAATGTTATAGGGCGTAACAAGGCTGTCCAGGATCCACTTATCAACTGGTCCTTGCACCCATTCGTCTCCTCCCAGGCCCGGAATGTCGTCAACCTCCCCTATCCCCTCTTCTTTGCACCCGCTGAGGCCCATACTCAGGAACAGCGCGGCAAACAAAATCTTGTGTAATTGTTTTATGATCATATCTCTAAATGCTAAGGATCAGCGCTTATTTTGTTCAATGCCTGCTAATGTGGCCGACTGTGGTATTTGTAAAATCCTCCTTGGGTCATTGGCCGGAACTGTAATCGCGGAGCCGTTAACCGCTTGGTGGGTTACAGGCAGCGCATACCGCTGCAAGTCAAACCAGCGCATGCCCTCCTGAACGAATTCCACACGTTTGAAGGACAAAATTGTGTTAATGATTCCGTCCCTGACATTGCTGGTGCCAAAAAATCGGCGAATACTCGCAGCGGTAACCGTGTGCCTGGTAGCCACATAATTGTCTACACGTTTGCTCACAAATAAATTCAGGTCCGCCAGGGACGCTGCCGTATTCCCCAAAAATGCATTGGCCTCGGCGCGGTTGAAAAGCACTTCCTCTGCCGTGAATATAGGCAACATGACATAAGGCTGCCCGATCTCCGCATTAACGGATTCTCTCACAAAATACTCGTTCAACTTTGGGATTAGATAATTGTTATCCCCTTGCGAATACAACGGATAGGACCAGCCGGGCGATTCATTGATAATATTTTCACCTGCTGAAATTTCCTGCCATTTCCGGAAATTCATTCCGAAGCGATATTGCGCAACATTTCTTCCGTAAAGCGAAGCAGTTTCAACAAGCAGCAGATTTGCATTCTGACTGGCCCTTGAATAAGTGTTGTATAATTCCTGCGGAGAAAGACTCGAATAGGTTGTGTTCCATGGTCTGAGGTTATCCGCAACGCTGCTGCCCGGAAAAACTTCATTTGCATATTGCACCACTTTGGCATAATCCCTTTTTACAAGATAGAAACGCGCGGCAAATGCGTTCGCAGCTGCGCGGTTGAAATGGTATTTTGGAATGGTGTATGAACCGTCACTGATCAGCGGTAAACCTTCGAGCAGGTCAGCTTCGATCATTTGATAAACAGAGGCAACGGTTTTTCGCTCATATTTTTTCAAAACAACCGTTTCCGGCTCAGTCACATAAGGAATGCCTGGTTCCGTATTTGGCTGCGTCGGGTCGAAGAATTTGCTGAAATAGTTGACGAGCATAAAGTGTGCATAGGCACGTGCCAACAACGCTTCACCGCGCTGGGCATTGTATTGCGAAGGGTCCGAAGACTTGCTGATAATGTCCAGGGCCTGATTGGCAACAGAGACAGCCCGGTAGCATTCAGCCCAGTACTGGTCTGGCGAATCCTGTTCATCGACCGACGCTTCCACTTCTTCAAATAGGTAGGATGCGCGGTTTGTCTTATCATCTTCTCCAACGCCTTTGTCCGCAACATTATCGCTCATGGATTCTGCAAAAACAACATAACTTCCTTGTGGATAAGCTGTTGTAAGCAACTGCGACACCTGCGCGGGCGTGCTGATCGTGGCCCGCGTGCTATCCGGTTCGGTTGACAGAAAGTCCTCGCAGCCCGACAGTATTAAAACCGGCAGAGTGAAGAGGATCTTTTTAAAAATTTTAGTCTTATTCATATTTAAAAACTTAAAATCGTCCATACTGAATGCCCAACTTCACGATTATAATGTCAGTTTGAGCGCCACTGTAAATTGCTTTTGGATCGGCTGCGCTACCCCTCCCGAATTGAAGAATTCAGGATCCTGGCCTTTTAACTTTTTATCCGCGTAAATCAACCAGGGATTAATCGACGACAACTGAATGCTAGCGCCTTTGAAACCATATTTTGAAGCGATAATCAATGGCACTTTGTAAGCCAGCGACACCGATTTCAATCTGATAAAATCTCCTTTTGCGACGCGTTCGGTAGAATAATTGTAAATGTTGTAAGGATAAGTCCCTGCGAGATACTGCTGTTCCAGCTGGTCGCTGATCGAAGGCACCTTGGTTACATCTTCATCGCCCGACATTA
Coding sequences:
- a CDS encoding glycosyltransferase family 4 protein: MVLHLSNFHLEGGAGVAAARLHRALLKSNVESTLLVSQVTANEPGVSNLSNNALQTKKALARFIGERLYFYPQEKDASVRFAFSPAEVGADISNHPLVQQADVIHLHWINFGFLSLDSLDKLFSLGKPIVWTLHDMWTFTGGCHYSRGCEKFLTHCHYCPYLAKPEEYDISFQQFERKQEIYNNTKMALISPSQWLDNLVKKAALTADITSSSIPNCIDTVLFKPLEKSVIWRKLNLSASKKLILFAGANTSDPRKGFIYFKQALEKIGLLSSEIEVMVLGKANPKAMDTFPLPVHYLGKISDPAKMVDAYNAADMIVVPSLEDNLPNTIMEAMSCGTPAVGFATGGIPEMIDHQINGYIALQGSAQSLAEGIEWLLNDENNARMSENARAKVLETYAESIVASQYQQLYQSLLSHE
- a CDS encoding DUF4302 domain-containing protein — translated: MKKSILYLLLSCAFLPACDNSDDTVFEETADARLNAALASYEKQLIEAPYGWNAVIYPGGGGTYGFHFKFDDKNRVTMYSDFSAESAAKSKESSYRLKAVQTPVLIFDTYSYLHILADPDREVNGGDVGEGLQSDFEFSIFPDSVKAESITLVGRKNNSRLVLTKATQAQATAYAAGDLADGVLFNNITKYQAYFKRVTLGNVTYEITLSPRTRTIKLTWLDGSIPKTFTTNYYFTSAGVSFVSPLVNGSQTINGFTNITWNANAVQVGITASGLKGTVVSAIKPLSVDLAAARRWWQDPIESGGYWESGTGFHVNGVDDALKVQDLKVGEATFYSYIYQPAADGSIDLFGPIFYENEGVTLFYGHGPGRPTFTSDGRIVFEQVATYGVLPTTGPAVESAKLLFETSGHYLIQTSETTYDMVSAKDAKSWISWQ
- a CDS encoding zinc-binding metallopeptidase, with amino-acid sequence MIIKQLHKILFAALFLSMGLSGCKEEGIGEVDDIPGLGGDEWVQGPVDKWILDSLVTPYNISAKYKWDQFEFGNITKTLVPPDEAQVIPLLSTIKKAWTVPYVQEAGKVFYNKFSPKFFILSGSNEYNAEGSITLGTAEGGRKVVLFGVNYFKIKGMAGYDAARDSAFVKDWFLHTIHHEFGHILHQTVLYPVEFKAITKSLYQGGNWINWSDSDARRDGFVTAYSSLNFDEDFVEMIAMMLTEGKAGFDKIVNSIPEGTSPRGTTKAQAQASLRQKEAIVVAYYKNTWKIDFYSLQKRVRTSMNKLF
- a CDS encoding SusC/RagA family TonB-linked outer membrane protein, with protein sequence MKKVLLLAMFCLVSTWMSVYGQDVRVTGKVTTDSDASPLPGATVQIKGSTVGTQTDADGNYTISAPSSTSVIVFSFVGMTVQEVTVGSQSVIDVKMSSDTRSLSEVVVTGFGSQIKRDLTGNIAQVKGTEIQNMPVASVDAALQGRAAGVYVNSGSGKLGQAINVRIRGNSSISASSQPLYVVDGMPITTSDQSNSDGGATNPLSDINSNDIESIEILKDASAGAIYGSRAANGVVLITTKRGKAGKTNVSINYQLGTSEATRRVNFLNAEQYVKFYTAAALNSDRIDEIDPSDPESSTAYFLDRLDYYSLGTANTPQQKDYPWQDQAFNKGAMQQLDFQLNGGSEKTKFFLSGQYLDQKGTIIGNELDRLSGRMNLDHQAYNWLQVGLSMGLARTVNKRLPGDNSFSNPLQMAALTPLTPFTDPETGLPIGTPPGDVNLPLYFNPMISINYASFTATSFRNLTNAYAQINLLPSLKFRSELGIDLLNQNEESYYQSQNIRNIDQATNGLGENFGTFVTNYNTNNFLSFDKTFDVHALSATLGMSYQQSQTKISSTAGTQFPSNSYKKIASAATKSDGSSSETNYRFLSYFLRLNYKFSEKYLLAASARIDGSSRFGANSRYGFFPSVSAGWVLTEEAFLKNNNTLSFLKIRGSYGTTGNSEIGDFPQLGLFSGDAGYAGAAGQRPSQLANPNLKWETTNQADFGLDFGLFNNRINGEIDYYVKKTNGLLLEVNVPATSGFSVRVDNVGKLENKGVEFVLNTQNIVGKFKWNTSLNIANNKNKVTDIQGQIIEGGIRSMSRVMEGQPVGVFYTVEYAGVDKANGDALFYRNTEENGNIDRSTVSNYNSARRVVAGNPNPKFVGGITNTFSFKGLDLNIFFNGVAGNKINFYGVGQYSSANGIYEDNQTADQLNSWTAENTDTDVPEARFYKGNGNQASTRYIYDGSYLRLRSMTLGYNLPSSVTNRLKMDRVRLYVSGMNLATFTNYKGWDPEVNTDDISERDLKFALGNDFYTAPQPRTILFGVNIGF
- a CDS encoding class I SAM-dependent methyltransferase, encoding MSTEKQSHEAHSGWYEVQYATQEAKDKAIELWEYDEQHKTINHWIHRRQLELTTPFTIEKKSWLTIGDGYGFDANYFYRQGLDTTATDISGTFLPLSKSRGFFEHYSVENVEKLSFADDSYDYIFCKEAYHHFPRPYLGVYEMLRVAREAVILVEPHDPISKMPFLLALRNIFDRFDTKLLQKYWKNRYSFEEVGNYVFKLSEREMDKLANGMGLPAVAFKGINNNYYHPSYAKDKADDSSPAFRKIKRKLAFHDFLTKFSLMPSQVLCAVIFKKLPSQKVMEAMEKEGFQVHIFPPNPYAR
- a CDS encoding glycosyltransferase family 2 protein; translation: MNDFPLLTIITITYNAEQFLERTLKSVQAALNNITKLQAVEYLIIDGKSSDNTLEIAKHFSFISNIVSEPDRGLYDAMNKGLTLAKGKYVWFLNAGDEIFKPDTLINLFEAFKLNADIYYSDAMLVRENGSKVGLRSKFTPHSLPVSLKWQDFALGMKVCHQAFIANKSVAPPYDIANLSADIDWEIECLKKAKQVHLIEIPLCCYLVGGLSIKNHRRSLLDRFRVLRKHFGLLPSIYNHFRIFVRGAVFARTHGKYW
- a CDS encoding RagB/SusD family nutrient uptake outer membrane protein; translated protein: MKKKVYIYSVALAAGLFFTSSCNSKLDVDPTQSIDETDALSTSKDVEVTLIGCYDALQDVDVYGGAFQYSSELLGDNEEIAFGGTFQNMLEISDKQLTTVNVTAELTWRDSYVTINRCNNVLSALSIVDEEKRARIEGEARFIRGSVYFDLVRLYAKTWGDGDNASNPGVPLVLEPTRVVTDENKLARNSVAEVYAQVLEDLNAAKSLLPETNTIYANKYAASAQLSRVYLQQGNFAFARDEANTVIGSDDYTLNSTFESLFYTFINNGGANPREYIFSMIVTSQDGTNDMNTYFGTTVDDIPGTGGRGDIRILTKHRALYEAGDKRGAFFLTPNSNTYTQKHLDNLGNVVQFRLAEMYLTRAEANFRLGTVVGATPLADINRIRVRAGLKAATAVTLPSILKERHLELAFEGLALHDAKRNKQNVGTIPYNSPRLIFPVPQREIDVNNKLVQNEGYN